A portion of the Zootoca vivipara chromosome 6, rZooViv1.1, whole genome shotgun sequence genome contains these proteins:
- the AURKAIP1 gene encoding small ribosomal subunit protein mS38, which produces MLLPRLTSQIARASRFAERFLLRSATSLPIPRLAASANYSTLPSNRNGAQPQQWYALDPELEEILVPRKMSISPLESWLTVQYVLPKGGGAVHVYEKLGYEPNHQYDLPPSSRGAEAEDDNEEGGGELNRGKMECKNVLKIRRRKMNRHKYKKLMKRTKFLRKKVREGRRRRKQKRFELDLKRIWKRAGLKKAPEGWTAPKIYLKNLKSD; this is translated from the exons ATGCTGCTACCACGACTGACATCTCAGATAGCGAGGGCCTCTCGATTTGCAG AACGCTTTCTGTTGAGATCAGCCACCTCGCTTCCGATTCCTAGACTTGCCGCTTCCGCAAATTACAGCACACTTCCCTCAAACAGAAATGGAGCCCAACCCCAGCAGTGGTATGCGTTGGACCCTGAGCTGGAAGAAATCCTGGTGCCAAGGAAGATGTCGATCTCCCCCCTTGAAAGCTGGTTGACGGTCCAGTATGTCCTCCCTAAAGGTGGAGGTGCCGTCCATGTTTATGAGAAGCTAGGCTATGAACCCAACCATCAGTATGACCTCCCCCCATCTTCCCGGGGTGCAGAAGCTGAGGATGACAACGAGGAGGGGGGAGGCGAGCTGAACCGGGGCAAAATGGAATGCAAGAACGTTCTGAAGATCCGGAGAAGGAAGATGAACAGACACAAGTACAAGAAGCTGATGAAGCGGACAAAGTTTTTGCGGAAGAAGGTCAGGGAAGGTCGGCGCCGGAGAAAACAA AAAAGGTTTGAACTAGATCTGAAACGCATCTGGAAGAGAGCCGGACTGAAGAAGGCTCCTGAGGGATGGACGGCACCCAAGATATATCTCAAGAATCTGAAGTCTGATTGA
- the LOC118087908 gene encoding C-signal-like produces the protein MDQPLCRSVLITGANRGIGLGLVQGLLAASPCPEVVIATCRCPESAQELQELCKQYSNIRVLPLDVVSESSIKETVKEVEDIVGEKGLNCLINNAGINVSASLEDVTTEAMLRTFETNTVAQLMLSKAFLPLLKKAAKQSSTMGCHRAAIVNMSSISASIGLAKHNDIYHVIYPYRTSKAALNMVTKCLATDLKLEGILCIALHPGWIQTDMGGTMAPLKVQDTVPAIISLLAQLSEKDNGAFLDWEGKTLPW, from the exons ATGGATCAACCGCTCTGCCGCTCCGTGCTCATCACCGGCGCCAACCGGGGCATCGGCCTGGGCTTGGTCCAGGGGCTCCTGGCTGCCTCCCCCTGCCCAGAAGTCGTCATCGCTACCTGCCGGTGCCCTGAAAGCGCTCAG GAGCTGCAGGAACTCTGCAAGCAGTACAGCAACATCAGGGTTCTGCCACTTG ACGTGGTTTCCGAAAGCAGCATCAAGGAAACGGTCAAGGAGGTGGAAGACATTGTTGGGGAGAAAGGGCTGAACTGCCTGATCAACAATGCCGGCATCAATGTCTCAGCCTCTCTGGAAGATGTCACCACGGAAGCCATGCTCAGGACCTTCGAGACCAACACTGTTGCCCAGCTAATGCTCTCCAAA GCATTTCTGCCACTTTTGAAGAAAGCTGCCAAGCAAAGTTCCACCATGGGGTGTCATCGTGCTGCAATTGTCAACATGTCATCCATCTCAGCCTCCATAGGGCTTGCAAAACACAATGACATTTACCACGTGATATACCCTTACAGAACTTCGAAG GCGGCACTAAACATGGTCACGAAGTGCCTTGCTACGGACCtgaaattggaagggatcctctgCATAGCCCTCCACCCAGGCTGGATCCAAACAGATATGGGAGGGACAATG GCTCCGTTGAAGGTGCAAGATACCGTACCCGCGATCATCTCTCTCTTAGCTCAGCTGAGCGAAAAAGACAATGGTGCTTTCCTGGATTGGGAAGGGAAAACTTTGCCCTGGTAG